The nucleotide window GAACCATTTACCAGGCGGGCCACGACGAAAACCCCCTTGTACCTGAATTTGAGTGGTTTCGTGTTGAGGAGAGGCAGAAGATGACGAACACCTTCGAGAGCTTCCAGAGGGATGTCACGTTCCAGAACCCGGTTGGCTCCGTGCAACGAGAAGTTGACATCATTCACAGCAGCATCAGACGGGCCAGTCTCCTCTTCCGTATAAATGGCAATGGTTGGCTCCGTCATCCTCGCACCTCCTCCCACCCCACAGGACGAACCTGAGGTTCAGGCGCTGCTGCGGCAATCATGAACATGAAAAGCATGGCCGCGATCAGCAACAGTGAGGCGATGGCATGCAGGGCCTCTTTCAGGTCTTCATGCCTTTTCTCACTTGAGAAGGATTTAAGGTCGGGGGGCAACGTGCCGGTACGATAGATTTTCATCAGGAATCTCCTTTCAATGGGGGCGCACGCCTCCAAGAATGGAGATTTCCCATGGGGAGCGTAACGCCCCCTTGTGGGGTTGGATCAGGCCGCCTGTGCTGCGAGCGGCATGAATGGTTTGATTTCAAGCTTCAGAAAGCCAGATTTCGGTTTCGTGACTTGATCATAGATATCCGGATACGAGTTCTTCAGCTTCTTGCCGTCGACGATTACCGAGTCTGACACTGATGTGACATTAACAAGGATACCGTCCGAAGCCCCTTTATACGCACCATTCACAAAAGTGAGGATGTCGTTTTTCAGAACTTCCAGACGAGTGTCGAGAGCTTTTTTCTGCTCGTTCAATTCCAGGTATGCTTTGCTGGCTTGATGGATTTCCGGAGGAAGTTCCATATCAGCCACATGCGAAGGGCAATCCTGGCGAAACGAGCAATAACCGCAGAGAATGCCTGGTTCCGTTTTAGGTGCACACTCGCCTCGCGTTGCCGAAAGGATGTGCTGAGCTTTTTCCATAAGCTGATTAAACACCAGCTTGTTGGGTGCATAGTTATTGAATTCCCGGTATGTTCCAGCATTGAGGTCAACCACTAGAATTGATCCGCCGATTTGCACTTCCGGATCGAGGGTGAGTTGCAGCAGGCCCATCTGGACATGCAGCTGATCCACCCAGGATGCGTAAGGTTCATCGGGGATGCCATCGGTCGACTTCATCTCCACGATGTGCAGCCTTTTAGTCTGCCGGTTCGCATAGAACAGAAAGTCAATGTGACACCTGATTTCAGGGATGTCCGGGTGACGTACTTCGACTTCTTCCTCGAAGAGGGCGCCGCCAGTCTTGAAAAACTCGGCATACATGGCTTGCGCAGCATGGCCACGGGAAAAGCGCAGGAGTGTCGAGATGTCGTGACTGGACGGGCATTGTTTGCCGAGAGCCGCTTTACGTGGGCAGCCGGCAATGTCGGAGGCTCCGACGTATCCGGTACGGTCACCAAGATGTGATGATTGTTTCTGCTGATGGGTCGGAATAGCACGTCCCAGAAATGCAGCGAGTTTGCTCATGGCTGTCTCCTTTCAAATCAGAAACGGCAGGGTCCCGACTGCGGTGAGCAGGGAACCGAAAATAACACCGGCAATGATTCTGGTGACATCGATGCTGATCTGTCGCTCCTTAATGGGCGCATAGACCGGTATCTGACAGCCTTTGATTGTTACGTGTTTGATGATGTGGGTAGTCATGATCTTGTCTCCTTGTCTGTGGGTTGTACCCGGCAGAGGAGACAAGACACCCCCGGTAGGGAGAAAGTCGTTGTCTCCCTGCTGAGGTAGGTTGTGAGTGAGGTTCAGTCTGTAACGTCAGGTGCTACCGGTACTGCCAGCATTTGCCCTTGCCGTCCCATTTGAAACCGTGGTCTTTCAGCCATTGGCGGGCTGAGGTGTCGTTGAAGTCCGGGAAGGCGGAGATCTCCGATTCATCTGAGGAGAGTTCCATTCTGATTCCCTTAGCCGTCAGATACCCGATGATCTCGGAAGTCGAAACTGGTTCGGCTCCGTGGGATGATGGGGTGCTGTCCGGTTTGTGACCCTGCGAAGTCCCGGAGGTAGTGCTGGTAGTGCCGGCACTGTTTCCCCCGTTGTGTTCCGTCTGTCCATAAAGGTCAGGATCTTCCTCGATGTCCTGGGTGAATATGTCCGAGGCTGCGGTTGAGGTAAGTACTGCATCCACCAAGCCGCGTTTCTTGGCCATCTTGAGACACGTGTTATAAAAATCTGCGGGATTATCGTGCTCCACCTTTTCTCCCTGGCGAGCGATCTTCCAGTTGCCGCTGTCATCCTTTTTTGCGCTGAAGCCGCGTCCACCAATGATCTCCTGAGCCAATGCCGGGTTCTCCTTGCGAAGATCCCAGTACTCCCTCGGTACCGGCTTATTTGTCAGTTCAACTGGCCCGACACGGAAACGATACTTGCTTTCCATGGTCGAACATGAACCGACACCTGTACCGAGACGCTGGCCTGCCGGTGAGTAGAGCGTCACCTTGATGCGATACTCACGATGGCCGAGATGCAGGTCGATGGTTTCCACTTCCACGTCGTTTGCCAGCCTGAAGGTAAGCATGAGCTTTTCGGCACCCGGTTTGAGAAGAACTGCTTTGTCTCCGCAGCCGGGAATGGTGCCGTAGTGCTCGCCTGATTTCATGACGTCACGCATGACGTATTGAATCAGGTTTACCTGGGCCTTCAGTTCACTGATGTTGACGGCGTGGTGAGTGAGGGATGAAGCGGTGGGACTGATGGGAATGATTTGAGCTGGTGCATGCATCTGTCTGTCTCCTTGTCTGTGGGTTGTGTCCGACAGAGAAGACAGACCAATCCCTTGGGGGATTTGGTAATGTCTCCCCGTAGGACTGTTGCGTTGTGGTTGCTGGTTGTTACCTAGAACGGATCGGTGTCATCGTGCGGAATGTCCTCATGTGCCTGGCTGCTTGATGGCTGGTCGTCACTCCCGTCAGGAATGCTGCCAGTCTTGCTACCCAGCATAAGAAGCTTGTCGCCGATGATCTCAGTTGTGTAGCGATCCTTACCGTCCCGATCTTGCCATTTGCGGGTCTTGAGTTTGCCGTCGAGGTAGACACTCTTTCCTTTCGACAGGTACTCGCCAGCTACTTCTGCGAGACGTGCATAGAGAACGATGTTGTGCCACTCGGTCCGGATCTCCCAATCGCCGTTTTTGTTCTTTACCTTCTCACTGGTCGCGAGTGAAAAACTTGCGACAGCGGTGCCTCCTGGTGTGTACCTGATTTCAGGATCACGACCCAGGTTGCCGATGAGTTCCACGCGGTTCAGACTTGCCATACTGCCTCCTTGTTGGTTTTCCCGAAACAAAGAGACAGATGTCTGTCCCGGAGGGAGAGAACAAAAAGTCTCCCGGTCGGGATGTGGTGAGAATATCCGCCGCTTACAAGGCTTGTCGCGGATTTTGAACAACAAAAAACCCACTCCGGCCATTGCCAGAACAGGTCACTGTTCTTCGTGATTATTGGTTGTCAGAGGCACGCGCTACATTGATGGGCGCACCTACAGGTTGGATTCAAGTCGTATTTCCCATACGACTGATCGAGGAAGACATAAGTCATTCCTGATGTCATCCGGAAAGGGGCAACTGCGGCCTTGTCTTTCCAGGTAGTTCATCCCTGCCGGGGGCATTTCTTCTTCGGGCTATCCGAAAAAGTCTATCCGGGGCTCAAAGGCCACACGGAGTCTCTTGAAAGAGTCTATAATACTGAAACGCTATCGATATTCCTCTTACAAGTCAAGAGGATTCACCCGGGACGACCCATTTGGCATCGTCCCGGTTCGACTGAAACAGAGTAATCATTTCTTGCCGGTTTCTACCCCAGGGACTGCCTGCTTCTCCTGCTTTTTGAAGGGGTGATCGAAGCCCCGGGGCGGCTTGTACGTGTAGTCGAGCAACTGGCACATTTCGGCATTCATGAGGTTGAGTTCTTCCTTGATCCGCCGGCTCCGGTCGATGTAGCTCTTCACTACCTCAAATGTCAGGGAATCCCTCCTCCCCATGTTCATCCGCATCTGGTAGACGAGATTATCGTTTGAGTTGAGAATGTTGATAAAGTCGCCGGTATCACGAGCGCGACAGAAAACAACACTTGTATCGTCCCGTTTCGCATTCTCCAGCTTTCTCGCCTGCCAGTCGACTTTCTTGGAAGCAGGAGGGGTGCTGTTACCCTTATCCGCCTTGGTATTCTTGTCTGCCATAATTCCTCCCTTTCATTGTTGTTAGATTCTGCCGGTCGCCCTCATGGCGATTCCTTTGCCGAACCGGTCTGATAATTCCGAAAACACTGTGTCGTCGAATTTCTTCATATTCTGGACGATCATTTCCACCGCATTGATCTCAGAAGCTGCATTGGCGTAACTCTGCTGGGCAACGCTCAGAAGTTGCAGCGTCTTTTCCTCAAGCGTCTGGATATGCTGCATACCTTCGCCGAGGAGTGCCAACTGGCAGGTCTCCGGCGAAGCCCCGGCTTTATTACCCTTCTGGGTAGACATGATGTTGCGGGCCATCTCCTGCAACTGGACTGCACGCCCAAACAGGTCGAGCAGCATGTAGTAGCCGTAGGCCCGGGCGGTCAGTTCTGCCAGTTTGCCGATGACCTCACCCTCGGTATTGGTGGCAGTGGCATTCTTGAGGATCAGCCCGACCGACAGCGGCGTACTCTTGAGGAACGCCTCCTCGTCGGCGGTAAGGGCGGTTTTCGATTTGATCTTGGTGGCGATGGACTGCATCTTGCCGGCCACGTAGACCATCAGGTTCTTGTTGGCATCGGTGATGTCAGCACAGGCCCCGGCAGTATCCCGTCCCTGGGCGGAGCCACTGATGAAGGAATCGAAGCTGTTGTTCTTGTCGCACGGAGGAATGTACTGGGCCTGGTAGGTGGTACCGGTCGTTGCCGGGTTCTGGATGACCACATCGCCGATGAAGCCACGCACCAGTTTGACGTACTCGCTGCTCATCCCTTTCTTGCCGGCCAGATTCTCCAGAACCGATCCATCTCCGAAGACCTGCAGAACTTCGGTCGGGCAGCCGGCAGTGGCACTGGTGGCCGAGGTCTGGGTCGTACCGGGAACGCCAGGCTTGTTGCCAGCATTGGTCTTCTGTTCACTCTCGAAAAGCTTGCTTACATCCTGATAGAGATCCTTGGCGCCACTCGACACCATGAAGTCGGTCTGGGCTGTTTTCATCTCTGCCTTCAGACTGTCGGACATGACCGACGAAAACGGACTGGCAGCAGTTGCCACCAATGCCTTGGCCGCCTTGCAATCGTTCAACTGCAGCGAGTTAAGCCGGTCGGTGATCGCTTCGAGGGTTTTGATGGTATCGGCAACCTGGGGCGCCAGGGTCTTCAGGGCGATGTCGAAGGCAGCCGCCGGAGCTGCCGACAGGATATTCTGGAGCTTCTGGACCAAGTAATCCACGTTCAGAAACGAGAAGCCGCCGAGAAACATGTCGATTCCGCCGCAACCGGACTTCAACTTGGGCAGTGAGGCCGTGAACAGATGGTCATCGGTGTTTGCCCACCGTGCAGAGAAACTGCCGCCAGTGTAGTAGCCACGCTTTGATCCTTCATAATAGCTGGGCGAAGTTGAGCTTTTCTGCTGCACCCAGTCATCGACCCAGCCAGACCAGGAAAGTGCCGGGTTCAAGGCAATGGTTGCCGCCAGGCAGGCAGCGATGGTTCGGGTCATAACGGTTCGTTTCACACTGACACCTCTTTTCTCTGTTGCTGTAGGACCAGTAGACTCATGGCCGCTCCGTTTCCTGAAGACGACGTTTCTTCACATCGAAACTGCCTCCCTTCTGAAATTCGTAGAGCGAATATTCCTCCGGAGAGATATCCCCCTTCAGGAGCCGTACGGCCCGGTATGCCTTGTCTTCGATCTCGTCGGCGGAAATGACGCCTGCCGAGACCGGCAGATAATCCTGATTTCCCTTCTGGATCAGGATCAGGGTCGGCGTGATCTCCACGCTGAATTTGGCGGCGAGTCCCGGGTTCTCAGCGATATTGACCTTCTTCACGGTCCAGCCAGTCTCGTTGGTGAACCAATCAAGGATGCGGGATTGCTCATCGCAGTAGCTGCAGTCAGAGCGCTGGAAGTAGATCAGGGCAAAGTCATCCCGGCTGTCCCGCAAGATACGCTGCCGCTCC belongs to Geobacter sp. SVR and includes:
- a CDS encoding PD-(D/E)XK nuclease family protein codes for the protein MSKLAAFLGRAIPTHQQKQSSHLGDRTGYVGASDIAGCPRKAALGKQCPSSHDISTLLRFSRGHAAQAMYAEFFKTGGALFEEEVEVRHPDIPEIRCHIDFLFYANRQTKRLHIVEMKSTDGIPDEPYASWVDQLHVQMGLLQLTLDPEVQIGGSILVVDLNAGTYREFNNYAPNKLVFNQLMEKAQHILSATRGECAPKTEPGILCGYCSFRQDCPSHVADMELPPEIHQASKAYLELNEQKKALDTRLEVLKNDILTFVNGAYKGASDGILVNVTSVSDSVIVDGKKLKNSYPDIYDQVTKPKSGFLKLEIKPFMPLAAQAA
- a CDS encoding conjugal transfer protein TraH, with protein sequence MKRTVMTRTIAACLAATIALNPALSWSGWVDDWVQQKSSTSPSYYEGSKRGYYTGGSFSARWANTDDHLFTASLPKLKSGCGGIDMFLGGFSFLNVDYLVQKLQNILSAAPAAAFDIALKTLAPQVADTIKTLEAITDRLNSLQLNDCKAAKALVATAASPFSSVMSDSLKAEMKTAQTDFMVSSGAKDLYQDVSKLFESEQKTNAGNKPGVPGTTQTSATSATAGCPTEVLQVFGDGSVLENLAGKKGMSSEYVKLVRGFIGDVVIQNPATTGTTYQAQYIPPCDKNNSFDSFISGSAQGRDTAGACADITDANKNLMVYVAGKMQSIATKIKSKTALTADEEAFLKSTPLSVGLILKNATATNTEGEVIGKLAELTARAYGYYMLLDLFGRAVQLQEMARNIMSTQKGNKAGASPETCQLALLGEGMQHIQTLEEKTLQLLSVAQQSYANAASEINAVEMIVQNMKKFDDTVFSELSDRFGKGIAMRATGRI
- a CDS encoding single-stranded DNA-binding protein; protein product: MASLNRVELIGNLGRDPEIRYTPGGTAVASFSLATSEKVKNKNGDWEIRTEWHNIVLYARLAEVAGEYLSKGKSVYLDGKLKTRKWQDRDGKDRYTTEIIGDKLLMLGSKTGSIPDGSDDQPSSSQAHEDIPHDDTDPF